The Mastacembelus armatus chromosome 14, fMasArm1.2, whole genome shotgun sequence genomic interval AGGATCCGCACCGGTTTAGACCAAGTAGATCACTTCAGCGAGAGGCCTCGGCCTGTTGTTGTGGTTGTAATGGCAGTGCAGTCTGATCACAACAGCATAGTGACGGGTTTCTCCAGGAACTTGCGGAACTCTGCGAGCCACTGCGCACCGACCGCCCCGTCCACCACCCTGTGGTCGCAGCTCAGCGTCACCGACATCATGCTGGCTACGTCGAACCTGTGAAACCCAAAAGCACGCCGCATTAAATCTGAATTCTGAAATGACATTTGTGCTGCTTGATATAAATGTTTGTAGTCACAGTGCTGACCCTTTCTCATTATCCGCGGGCAACAGCCGTTTCTCTGAGCCTCCTACAGCGAGGATACAGGCCTGAGGGGGGTTGATGATCGCCGAGAAGTTCTTGATGCCAAACATACCCAAATTAGAGATGGTGAAGGTTCCTCCCTGATGGAATAAAGCACATTGAAGAGGAACATTTCAACTTGTTGGTTCACCAAGGACAGATGTATCCCAAACTcttgaaactgaaaaagtaCTGGGTGTGTAATGTACCTGGAACTCGTGTGGCTGCAGTTTGCCTTCTCTTGCTTTGGCAGCAAGAGCCGAAACATCAGAGCTGATGGCAGCCAGTCCTTTGATGTGGGCGTTAAATACTATGGGTGTGATCAGGCCGTTGGCTGTGCTCACTGCTACACTCACATCCACCACATGATTCCTGGCAGAATTAGAAGAAGTCTTTGATAATGGTAGTACAGATATTTGATCAGTGTGATGGCATTTCTGAACTGAGAAGAGTTGAGGGCAGCAGGGCGGTaagcaccgttgcctcacaggaaAAAGGTTCTGGGTCCAACcatgagtgtgagtgagtgtttgtctctttgtgtcagccctgtgacagacaggcgatctgtccagggtgtatcaGGTTCTCACCCAGTGTCTGCTGGAAGTGAGAAAGTATCTGCTCTTTGATTGCCCTCTACTGGCACAACAGAGCAGCTACACTTTTAGAGCCCAGAATCTGAGAAAAACATCCCTGTATTATTCTACCTAcagtgcttcttcttctttgggtCCTCCTCCCTTGCTGATCTTGTTCTTTACACATCTGATTTAGCATTGCTAATGTGCCTATAAGTAAAAatcacaactttttttttatctatttatctgggtgttaccatggaaacaagTGACAGATTCTCTACTATGACCAGGTCATATCTGTAAGCAAAAGACCACATATTTCCTGTTTACTACACAACAGGCACCAACATGTgcatgttattattattatttttttttaaagtatgaGCTTGTATTTGTCTTCGTGTTTACTCACTGGCGGATGACTGTGTCCATCCAGGAGGAGTTGCACTCAGGAACTTTCAGGCAGGCCAGAGCGCTGGCTTTGATGATGAAGTCATTTACACTAAGTTTAATATTCTGGGCTTTCACTTCCTGTGTAGAGGAGGTGGGTTTGTTTAAAGAAGCACAAGaaataaaattctttttttccccGTTAACACTTTGAAGCAAAGACTCACCTCGTTGAGCTCTTTCCGAATCTCAAGCACTTGGTCCATGTTGACATCTACCGACAGATAATAGTGGGGGATGGTTTGCTTAGACTGCATCAATCTCTGAGCAATGACCTGCGGGAGAGACAGATATATGCACTTCAGTTTTGATCCTTAGTTCATCACAGAGAGGAATGAGTTAAGTTAGTCGAGTCTGTGCCGTGAAGTGTCTTCATGACACAGTGAGGAAAAACTGGTAGAGGGTTCAGGCGTGTGTTTGCTCTCACCTTGCGGATGTTGCTGATAGGGATGTCTGTGAAGGTCCCAGCTGTTGCAGCAGGTGCAGGAGCAGCTCGAGCTGCGACTGGAGtgggagcagcagctgcagcctgccAAAAAAAAAGTCCCCACCTGCCTTAGTTTGCATCAAAATGAATCACAACAAAACCTTAAGGCACAAACAGCATCAACCAAAATTATGATACTGCTCATAAAGTGTAGTAAAATCTATAGTTGTAATGATTTTGCCAGTGTTGAGAAAAACCTTTTAGCCAAATGTAACATATTAAGATCTTAAAAGACGAAAAACACAAATTCTATATGAACCTGAACATTTGGACATGTTAGAAAAAGGAGACTATCAAATTTTCACACGTCAAATTTATCATTTTCTACAACAGGACTATTCATTTGGAGTCAGTACAGAAAATGTTGGGGGTTTCACTTACAGGTGCAGCTTTCAGTGGAACAAAGCTTTCAATATCTTTCCTGGTGACACGTCCATCAGGACCAGAACCTGAACAGAAATCAGCTCCATGTGTCAAATTCTCTCTCAAGCtctgtaattattatttcaCTAGTAAAGACGAACTGTTCTTCCAGAAATCACCTCAGTCACTTACCGCTAACCTGTGCCAGGTCAATTCCTTTCTCAGCTGCAAGTTTCTTGGCGAGCGGGCTGGCAAAAACACGCCCTTTCCTGGGtgctgctggagcagcagctgcaggagtgggtgctgcagcagctggagcgGCTGCCTACAAAATAACACACAAGCATCTGAGATCATGCTGTAACCATTCATTGTGTTTGAGTacaatgttcagtttttttcaaaagtaaaaGCTTGATGAGCAGCTCACTGGTGCTGGtactggagctggaggaggtgtAGAAACCTCTGCCACCCCTGTCTCCACATAGTCCTTGAAGGCAGAGATGTCACTTTCTTTCTCTACAATGATGCAGAGTGGCATACCCAGCGGAACGTCCCGAGTTCCCTCCGCCACCAGGATTTTGGCCAGATATCCCTCCTCCTGCACCTCAAAGCCTGCAAACCAACACATGTAAGGGACATGTTTAGTGTTATGCTGCCATCGTGTGTTTCAGGATACCGGACACTTACATAGTATTTTCCATGTAGGGGATATTTAAGATTTGTTAAAACATGAGGGCAAAGGATGCCACAACAAAATGAAGGCAAGAATGTACCAGATGTTAAATATCGCTGTACTTCTCAGCAGTGAGGTGTTAAACTCATTTTTGATTTACCAATGGTTGCCTTGTCAGTCTCAATCTCAGCCAGCAGATCCCCTTCACTCAGCTTCTCTCCGACCTTCTTCTCCCAGCGCTGCACTGTCCCCATCGTCATGGTGGGAGAGAGGGCAGGAAGTGTGATCTGTAAAGCCCACATCAAACACGGACAAACCTTAGCACTCATGGCACTCTGTAGCACAGCTTCTAGTCTGGTCACTTCAAGGCTCCAGGTTAACTGAAGTCCTGAGAACTGAGAGCTTGCTCCAGTGTGTTGTCAACACACCTGACTGTACTTCATGTGAAAATCCACTTACTTTCATGTGGGTGGGGTAAGAGCTGCCCGGGGCTGcaggaggcggaggaggagcagcagcagcagtaggaggtggaggaggagcagaggcgGATGGTGATGGAGCAGCACCAGCTGCTTTAATTGAGTCTAACGTTACGTCTTTAAAGGCTGGGATCAGGTCAGGGCTGCAGGGAAAATATACACATGGATATTAGATATCACATATATTACACCATTTACACAAAGCTCAACTTTTTCACCATTTTACACAAAGGTTCGGTGACAGTTTGAAAATTACTTAAAATTAGATGCTGAAAAAGTAAGGCACTGGCTTGTAAAACATAGGAAGTGGCTAATTCTTTTCTTAAAATACTTTTTCGTTCAGTTTATTTTGCG includes:
- the dlat gene encoding dihydrolipoyllysine-residue acetyltransferase component of pyruvate dehydrogenase complex, mitochondrial — its product is MLRLILRLRPSTGLTCPRALPTGPPVLGSRSVPGTGCLRRLHCGAASRAVCLGSGFSNRATLLRCPQLTGSRQSQRLYSLPPHQKVELPALSPTMQTGTIARWEKKEGEKIAEGDLIAEVETDKATVGFEMLEECYLAKILVPEGTRDVNIGSVICITVDNPDLIPAFKDVTLDSIKAAGAAPSPSASAPPPPPTAAAAPPPPPAAPGSSYPTHMKITLPALSPTMTMGTVQRWEKKVGEKLSEGDLLAEIETDKATIGFEVQEEGYLAKILVAEGTRDVPLGMPLCIIVEKESDISAFKDYVETGVAEVSTPPPAPVPAPAAAPAAAAPTPAAAAPAAPRKGRVFASPLAKKLAAEKGIDLAQVSGSGPDGRVTRKDIESFVPLKAAPAAAAAPTPVAARAAPAPAATAGTFTDIPISNIRKVIAQRLMQSKQTIPHYYLSVDVNMDQVLEIRKELNEEVKAQNIKLSVNDFIIKASALACLKVPECNSSWMDTVIRQNHVVDVSVAVSTANGLITPIVFNAHIKGLAAISSDVSALAAKAREGKLQPHEFQGGTFTISNLGMFGIKNFSAIINPPQACILAVGGSEKRLLPADNEKGFDVASMMSVTLSCDHRVVDGAVGAQWLAEFRKFLEKPVTMLL